One genomic window of Priestia filamentosa includes the following:
- a CDS encoding class II fructose-bisphosphate aldolase yields MPLVSMKEMLNTAKDNGYAVGQFNLNNLEFTQAILQAAQEEKSPV; encoded by the coding sequence ATGCCATTAGTATCAATGAAAGAAATGTTGAATACTGCTAAAGATAACGGTTATGCAGTAGGTCAATTCAACTTGAACAACTTAGAGTTCACGCAAGCGATTTTACAAGCAGCACAAGAAGAAAAATCTCCAGT